From the Papilio machaon chromosome 13, ilPapMach1.1, whole genome shotgun sequence genome, the window AAAGCATTcctaatacaataattttggataatttaaatggatactgtaataaaaatagtttgcaGAAAGCTTGTGGCATTGTTGCATTTCTCATAGACACAGCTCGAAGTTGCTCTAAATCCCTTAACAGATCCTGTAATTTATACATCTCAGTAGATAGACAAGCTGTAGGTAATGATTACTGTAGtgttttaaaagatatgtATGGTTTAAAGTTGTGAATGTAAAAACTTTcaatcttataaaaatgtaattttgtactatccttgttttatttaatgtattaattcCAACCAAGGTCAAATGTATTTCAGTACATAATACaactattaaaaactattgGAATTTATTTGTGACAGAAACATGATAATttccttatttatataactacaTAAATTGGTTACATTAACTTGATGTTTTATATTCCTGGCTTTccaaattatgtaaatgttaatgATTTATGTTTATAGTTAAGTAGGtaattggtaaaaaaaaacatcgaagataataataagacaatttgcacttacaaataaattgtcaatttAATCAACACCTCCgacatcaattttaaaaaaatatgaattatgtaCAATACATCTTTTTAACCGGAATGAACAATCTGatttcaaagtaaaaacatttatacatagTACAGAATGAAATGGATTAAGGAAATCATctaaatttcaaaacaatataaagcaagaaaaacacaaatatggagaataaaaataaataaaatatataataattatgatttcCCTTTCCCATTTTTAATACTCTGCCCATAGTTTTGCCCAAGAACCCCGAACTTCTATCAACATCATCGTCGAGTCCGCGTAAAATCTTATCTTGTATTCTCACTTCATTACCAATTTCTATAGacatatgttttaatgtaCTGATTTTTCCGCTAAGTTCCTCTGCCATTCTTTCATTTTCATGTTCCAAGACATCTTCAGTCGCAACCCTTGGTATGGGCTGATATTGATAGCCGTCCCGTGCTCTTCTCATATTGCTTCGCCCCGCCGTATTGAAAGATTGATGAAACTGTTGTGCAAGTGAAAAATTGTTGTGTTAGCTAATACGCCTAATtgatttagtaatattttgtacaggaaacgccaatttcatgacttagaaaaacttacaaaatatagcCACAGATAGTTAAATGGTAAGCGAGACTAAAGactgataaataaatgtttttattaaaatttcactttaaaattaagacaaaTATGACACGACACACGAAATCGTAAACTGTCAAATTGTCACTGTCAAAGTCATCTGATAATGATAAGTGGCAAAGATTCACgcttatttttacatacacCAAGAAACGAAAACTTTTTGCCactagtaatttttttgtgcaAAACTAATTATTAGTGTTTTAGGATTTAAATcgtcaaaatattttgctattcGACATTTGTAATGCTCATCTATAACTATAATTCATAGATTTaatcttttaagttaaattacttcttctgaccttttttttctttaaaaagtaaagcCGCGAATACACATGCCTGTAGATGGCATACTTGCGTGTAAGCTTCAGGCATGTATAAACGCTAACTGGCATGCAAGTAAAGAACACGAGGGGGCTACAAAAACGAACTTCAAATGTTATCAATCTTCAAAGTAACAGTTGTGCAAGTAACTTGAAAAAGTATCCGTATTGCACCAGTGACAGACACGTACCAGTAACATGCCTATGCCAGCTACTGCTCCATTTTATGGGCATGTGTAGTCACACTTTAATGGTAGGTATGGTGGAGTcatccaataaaaaaaaataacaaagtggACAAAAGGGGGCTTAGACTTTGaatttatgttttgaaaaGTCAATGCAAGACGATTATCAATATAGAGGTAGTAAAGAATAACAGTACCTTTGAAGTATGTGGTGATCAGCAACTACTAGCGACAAGGGcttaatgttttttctatttataatgctATCTTACTCATTTTTACTCGAGatgtttttttagaatattgaattatttagtttatattgtatttaattttatgaaattccTCCGAAGTAGGGTTGGTGACAGgtaggcggccggccgtaaactTTTAAAGCCAAAATTTTAAGGTTTACAAAATCTTGTTTGCCAATCCCACGTGAGTGGTTCAGTGTTACCTGTTATGATTGTATTTAACGAGTGTTTCCAACTTAtagcattaaataaaagatcGAACACGAAAGATAAAATGtgcagttttaatatttacaatattttgctCATAATATAGACAATGTTAAACTAATTATATCCTATTGTGATaaactaattatataatacacaTGTCGTATTTTACAGTCGGCGTGACAAGTAATTTGAATCCttagtttatttcaaatcaaGACTTACAAAGttattgtaaagaaaataacgCAGGTAAATAACGCcattagaataatttatttcatcgcaaacatatttaacaatCAGTACTTTTGatctatataatacatacagCTTTATTTCcttgtaaaaaatttgaatttcacACATATTTTGGAAATAAGTCTTGATTTGAAACATCATACACAATAATGCAAGTAAAAACCACAAAACTAgatcgaggggtgaaaggctatttgttttaagcgacattttttgcgatattgacttatatatatattcagaatcagggaatttttctgattttgaatatatatatatatgtcaatatctcaaaaaatgtcgcttaaaacaaatagcctttcacccctcgagataaaaaatgacatttaacaACATGTTCAAGATGTACCAagatatgtttgtatgtagaGGTGTTTTATTACACCTTGTCTATtactattatgtaaataacaaaaaaaaaatgctactaCTTGCAACACTGACTGTTTACACAAAGTGTGATTCAAGTCActattgaaaatgttattaaaaactaaatgaatACTATCATATATACAATTCGATGGGTAGTTGGAATAATGTCGCAATGGATATTGCGACAGTCTTCGGGTTAAGTCAGATTCGGTATCTACGGACCTAAATacaccttatatattttttttacttaattctgatgaaaaatgacaaaaatagaaaaatcactttgtacattaattgtttgttcctggtaaacgtttagaaaaatattactggaacaatacggttatgttgaaagtgaaatttttgtttcaattttagaccAGCAATTGTAATTACGGCTTTCTTCCAgggaataaaacatgtaaacattaaacgcACTATACATTACTGTACCTACTTTGATGTTAACAGATTCGCACTAAACATTGCTGTACCTACTAAACTATCGTTGAGTCGTTACTCAATGGCAGCAAATATTAATTCACGCACAAGACTACCaaactatagttattttatttgtattactgaagataataatctacaataattattttacaattttatagtcatCTGTTCATGATTCGAATTAATGTACCtgtgtcaaaatttttgttttctgatattttacaaatgacatgtacttaaatcatcatcatcatcaacctgcccttatccctatggagggttggcacagtatgtactactcctccatacatctctatcagacgtcatatctgaatttacccccttcttacgcatatcctctttcacacaatccatccatactttctttggtcttcctctacctttatagccatccacattcaatctcattacttttttgtttatatgattatcatccctccgcataacatgtccaaaccacgctaaccttctgctcctcaatttctcgataactggcgctactttcaaacttcctctgatatgcacattcttaactttatcttttcttgtcacaccacacatccatcttagcatacgcatctcagctacatgcaatcttctttcatccgaaaccttggtggcccaacattcagatccgtacaataagacaggtcttacgattgacttgtagatctgtcccttaagcttggttggcattcttggatcacaagtcacaccggtgacatgtcgccatttcatccaatctgcatttattcggcttttcaCATCCCGGTCAACACCACCATCGTATTGGACGAGTGAACCGAGGTACTTAAAATCGGAGCAGGTTGGTAGGTCAACACCATTTAAAGCGATTGGAGAAAAGCTGGTCGGACCACCAAAATCGCAGAACAAATGTCCAGTTTTGGTTCTGCTGATTTTAAGACCAGCTCTCTCCAATTTATCTCGCCATTTTTCCAACCTGCTCTGCACCTCGCATTCATCCTCCCCGACAAGCACGATGTCATCAGCATAAAGCATACACCAGGGTGCTTCCTCCTGTATGTCTGATGTTAGCGCATCCATTACCAGGAGGAAGAGATACGGACTTAAAGCCGAACCCTGGTGTAGGCCTACCGAGACACCAAACCTGTCACTATCGCCAACAGCGGACTGGATGTGTGTATTGGCTCGACAATACATAGCACGAATAAGCTGCAGGTATTTCCCAGGCActcctttcactttcaaagcccaccacaaaaccttcctcggaaccctatcgtatgctttttaatatcattatcatccgCCAATACATTTCCTTCATCGTCTTTAATACACTTGATGTGGTTTACATCTCTTGCAttcctttctctctctcttgcTATACGGAACAGGCGTTTTTGTCCCGGCGGGCTGTTCAgggattcatataatttatcttgtgcCTGTGCCTTAGCAGTTGCGATGGCTTTCTTAGTAAATGACATGTACTTAAATGTCgcagataatatatatttattaacaccgAAATACGAGTAAAACATAATGGTGACATCTTAGAGAAATTTACACGTTTAGACGTTGTTTCTACGTATTCTACAGCTGAATCTGCAACTCTTCCTGAATTACAAGTAGCTTACAACGAACCGGTTCCTGTGTTGAAAGCTCTGTACTCTGATCTACTGAGTCTTTGTAACAGTCATGATATTCCACAATATTATCACGATTTCTATAAATCTTTGGCATGTGGAACCCACGAAGCTGCTGAGGTACAGGATCCGCTACAAGAGTCAAGTCTTTAGACgtgattttgctttaaatattttggtacccaattttttattatgttaagatAATACGAATGTTGGTTTAGATGAGTTTATTTCCTACAGTTCCTAATAAACTAgtcttagtttattataattagagtaggtacattttataaaataatttaatttaaatagcacaagttttaaagttaagcataagtaccttttttattaggaattcttaattttcatggataatataagtaaaaaagtcttataaagtcacgaatttgtcattttaattatgctactttgattcaataaaaaatgattgtttaataataacataatgctCTTTATTTCTACCACTTTAAATGATCCATTCttatatttctagtaaaaaaataataataataaaagcactgtcaataaaaataagatattcacgcaaatataaaagattaaaaaaaaacatacaacgatgaatatacagtaaaatatgaataccgtCCACAAAACGCTCATCAAGTTCAAGGAATAAGAACACAAACTATGGTTACTGTATCCATCGTGTATCCTATAATACACTGAAAAAAgctgtaacatattattactgtatcaacattaattttttttttcgtggaaCAAAGCTGTAAGTGACTATTATGGGAACAACCTTTCGACATAAATAGTAGCAATATgatctttaccgattttttcctatttggataaaatatacaatcttgTAACTGCAACAGTactttaggcaaaaaataacgaacaaggtgacatataatttattttaagatattcagtggttttatagttattccataatttcattaaatattttttcctgaacattttcatttttacgatTGCGGCTTTATTCCCGGTACCCATCGAATTGTATTCTCAATCACCAACACCGACATAGTTTTTAAAGATTcactaaaagaaaaactactTTTGTGAGTTACCATCATTGTCACACTCAAACAagaacattatgtttttttacgaGTGTTTGGCTATGGAAactcaaaatttttaaacacataaGTGTACAAGTTCATTACTTATACATCGAAACATGAGCACTTGTCAGGATTATATTTGCACTACAAAATATCTGTCATAAAAATTGATACATGAATTTAAGTCcttttatattgttgttaaCACATTTCTAGtgctgtttttaataaatataacattaaatttacctAGTCTAGCCATAAATACTGTCCCaaagttttgtattaaaatttttcgaaAATGGAATgtcatttcaattttttttttttcatgtgaCATTAGCAGGTTTCATTCTCCTAGAAAACCCTCACTTGATGGTATTCATCCAAGAAATCATCATGGAGTGGGGTGGCAAAGACAATCAAATCGCTGTAACAGCTCTACATAAGTGCAGTAAAACTTCGAGCGAGATATTCAATCTGTTACAATCGCTTCGAATCTCAATGAAATTCGTGTACCTTACTATCAAAAGGTTCAGTGAGATGTCCTCTATCGATGACAGGCCCAGGAGCGGCAGCCAGCGTAATTCCAGGACGCCAGCGGTGATCAAAGCTGTCGCTGAGCGAATCTGAAGAAATCCTCTCCGCAAGCAGAAAATCTTGTCTAGGGAGATGAAAATTCCACCGAGAACCATCTCTCGCATGACTAAAGAAGACCTTAGACTTGTCGCTTATCTATGAAGTACACGATATCGCTTGACAGTTGCTTTACGAATCATAAGAGCGACCAGAGCGAAATAGCCGTTTCAACAGCACGCTAAAGGCAGGTACCGAAGAATCCTGTTTTCCGATGAGAAAATTTTCACGGTAGAAGAGAAATACAACCGTCAAAATGACAGGGTCTATGCTCACAGCTCTCAGGAGGCTTTGGAGAAGGTTGCCAAGGTGAAAAGAGGCCATCACCCGGCATCAGTCATGGTTTGGTGGGGCGTGTCGTACGAAGGGGTCACTGACCTCCATTTTTGCCAAAATGGCATAAAAACGAAGATGGCAAACTACCTGAGTGACATTTTGGAGCCTGTTGTGAAGCTACTCACTCAAACAATGTTTTCCAATGAGCATTGGATCTTTCAACAGGACTCGGCCCCGGCACATAAAGCACGAACCACTCAGCAGTGGCTAAAGGACAATTTGCCGGGTTTTATCGCGTGTGAAGATTGCCCTCGGGCAGTTCAGACCTCAGCCCTAGGGATTAACAACTGTGGACAGTTTTAGAGAGATAGCCTGCTCGAAACCTCACCACAGTATCAAGTTGTTGAAACGTTATTTGCTGGCAGGAGAGGCTTCGATACCTTTGGAAACGGTGCGTGCGGCGATAGACAAGTGTCCGGATTGATTGAAGACATGTGTGAAGCCAAAACTAGTCATATTGagttaatttcttatttgttcctttaaatagttaataaagAATAACTGTGTtgtatttcattacttttagctaatttatttttgagatAGACATGTTTTAGCTAGGGACAGAATATATGGCAAGACTAGGTACACTCATAAAAATATGAGTGTACCGAGTTAAGTTTTagtcatttatattaaaaatttaaattaaattattcttacaAACCAAACAGTCGTATAGATAGTTTAAGTCATATTGTCGCGTGGTGCTAAATATGACCAAAATATAAACCACAAAGTCATACCTGTCAATCGTCAAACACAGCGCGCCAAATTAAGTTGAACCATCTATAGcacaattacaattattcCAAACTCCGTCCACTTAAAAACATCTTATCCATGTTCACACACAGTAAACACATTATGCACTGAGGGACACTAGGCCATTAGGAAACATTTCATAATGTCATCCGAACCTCATTCCGGCTTGCTGGCCCCCGTTATAGTCTCGTACTGTTCCTTGTCCAGCTCCGCCATTGTGAGTGTGCCGTCAGGTAATAACAAAACTACACGCCGTGTGCCACCTAATAACAATAGATAGAAAAATATGgtatatcaattaaatatgttatgaaGTTACTTAAAAGTCAGGCACTGATTGGTGGTTCAAATGGTCACCAGTATAAATATCTCTTGTCGAAAGGACACGTTTGTTCCATTTGGGAGCTATGAGATGTCACAATATAGAGCCATGGTGCATATTATGGGTCAACAACAATCTATTTGTAGCTAACGTCAGTGGGGAAAAGACAAGAGATGGGAAGATGATCAACCGAAGGGGTGGAGAAGATTAGCCCGGGACAGGGAAGTGAGGAGGAATCTAGGAGAGGCCTATGTCGAAGGACAacctaacaaaaaaaactggaagttgaaaatattgttatataataataatagttttattttttatgtttatgtaagataaaaaatgttcTGGGCTGTGAATATCTATTCAACGTCAGTGGGAACTGTGTACTTACCTGGCGAAGGCAGGTCGGCCTGCACGAGCTGCGCGATGACTTGCGTGGAGTCCTCGCCCGACTCGCTCTCCATCTGCACGGCAACTTGCTGCAGCGCGCCGCCCGCCTCGCCTCCCGGCAGCAGCTGCGCCAACTGACTCGAGTCAATCGACAGCATGTCCTGCATACATACACTCACAttgtatttatcaaataaattattaaacataaaaaacatagaatTTTACTCCAAATTTACTATAACCGGAAACGCTCATTAAGAAATTGAGCATATTTAGCTGAAATATTAGATTAGTTGTAACTCTTCTAATTTACAAATTGAGTTATTATTAAGAGAAAATAGAGTTTGAATGTATCTGACCTGTCCCTCTTCCCTGGTGACATACATGACACCCTCGCCCTCGCCGTCCCCGCGCTCCTCGCCCTCAACTGCGCCTTCCACACCCTCCACACCCTCTACCCCCTGCGCCGCCACCAGCACTGTTTGCCCGTCCTCGTTCTCACCGGCGAcctattacataataaaagaattttcatagctaaatatttaacttttttcttgttttgaaTTGCTTTTCAACTTGTTGAGTAAGTTTCCCTTACAGTTACATTATAGATATGcactaaaagttttatttactgttatgaaccaaaataatttgtatactttaaaaatatttaacgaaaACTTGagttctaaattttattaccaatCTTAATACTAAGAACAaaccaaaataatttcaaatgattAACTTACTTGATAGAGAACCCCATCTTCACCGCGGATCATGATTGGTGGGTGTCCAGCGTGCAGCAGGCCCACTTCCTCGCCGTCGTCAACACCCACGCCTTCTTCTAGAAGTTGTTTCACCGCACTCGCCTCGATCTTTACTTCTGTCTGTTAATACACGCATATATTATACAATCACATagtctaatattatttgtaagataacttttgttttatataggttgtttaatttaattagtacatATAACTTACTCCATCTTCATCTGTGAGCACAGGTAAGGATGGCTGTGCTCCGTCTCCTTGCACCAACATCCCTGTCGTGCCTCCCGGAGACATCTCCACCTGCATATACAACATAAACATTGCTATGATTTATTGTCGCTAATTACAAGTATGTATTGGTAAAAATCACTCTTAAAAATGTCTcgagtttttttataagataaggggGCAAACAATTTGCGGGAACAGCAAGGAACGCCTTTGTAACATTAGCATGTAGCAAAGGCAGCTGTTAAAGATTGGCGAGGTCAAAGTACATCGACAAAGAGTTGTTAGTCGTCGCGAAGAGATGTTAGTGAGCGGGGCTAAtgaattataactttttaaataaacagaatatGTATAGTAAGTATTCTAACCTTCATAAGCATAGTAGCATTATGATGGGGTGGCGGAGTGGTGGCGGGCGGCGGGGTGGGCGGTGGGGGTGGTGTCGGCGGAGGTGTAGGCTCGCCTTCTGCGCGCGCCAATCGTTTGCCCGTTAATGGACAAAGGGTCAACTCGCGCTCCGGACTCGGCGATGGTAAGGGACCAAGATCACTTGGGAACGGATCCTCTATGCCGTCCGATGATTCCGAAGATGCGTCCGactgaaaaataatgtaagtaaAGTAATGAAGAATGATAAACAAGTAAAATCAAGGCAATTTCCCAAGATTTCATGATTAACAATTCAACTATCATAGAGAAGTGAAGCTCTAccactattaatttatttagtgaAATAAATAGACACCTTGTCAAAGTCAAAGGACGTAGTTTTATCACGAATACGCACGATGTTGCCACCGGCCGTAGAC encodes:
- the LOC106710602 gene encoding BET1 homolog encodes the protein MRRARDGYQYQPIPRVATEDVLEHENERMAEELSGKISTLKHMSIEIGNEVRIQDKILRGLDDDVDRSSGFLGKTMGRVLKMGKGNHNYYIFYLFLFSIFVFFLLYIVLKFR